Proteins encoded together in one Procambarus clarkii isolate CNS0578487 chromosome 11, FALCON_Pclarkii_2.0, whole genome shotgun sequence window:
- the LOC138363659 gene encoding uncharacterized protein: protein MALFMPECRASTLASGASTQASGVSGASTQASGASTQASGVSGASTQASGVSGASTQASGVSGASTQASGVSGASTQASEVSGASTQVSGASTQASEVSGASTQASEVSGASTQASEVSGASTQASEVSGASTQASEVSGASTQASEPDASCNQQPPTYCALSSQTVLHSLQGLVPSFDNYLLSSRMNERRVG, encoded by the coding sequence ATGGCACTGTTTATGCCTGAGTGCCGAGCCAGCACTCTGGCGTCTGGCGCCAGCACTCAGGCGTCTGGGGTGTCTGGCGCCAGCACTCAGGCGTCTGGCGCCAGCACTCAGGCGTCTGGGGTGTCTGGCGCCAGCACTCAGGCGTCTGGGGTGTCTGGCGCCAGCACTCAGGCGTCTGGGGTGTCTGGCGCCAGCACTCAGGCGTCTGGGGTGTCTGGCGCCAGCACTCAGGCGTCTGAGGTGTCTGGCGCCAGCACTCAGGTGTCTGGCGCCAGCACTCAGGCGTCTGAGGTGTCTGGCGCCAGCACTCAGGCGTCTGAGGTGTCTGGCGCCAGCACTCAGGCGTCTGAGGTGTCTGGCGCCAGCACTCAGGCGTCTGAGGTGTCTGGCGCCAGCACTCAGGCGTCTGAGGTGtctggcgccagcacccaggcgtcTGAGCCAGACGCCTCGTGTAACCAGCAACCACCAACCTACTGTGCTCTTTCCTCACAaacggtgctacatagccttcagggtttggtgccttcttttgataattacttactttcctcACGAATGAACGAACGAAGGGTCGGTTAA
- the LOC123758535 gene encoding uncharacterized protein isoform X2 encodes MSLETLGTTVEFEGDWEDFVRPVYENIDDLETCFQMFFPRRDFWEDHFNKSVLQQILDLKFNTQPINEYVAEKDHYQQKIRLKVLCTVCRCDLKGYDPFMSHNDGKAHKKMRQSQVISSVPLRPNQDITSVQLWQSQRLHKGGLDKEELTLKSLSEPRNFFKVGTLEFYLDTSSSSIVGVGFVYRKDIHKMPTFTCDLCKVNCLSQKKISEHLQDTYHALLYMRVKFRRDVATDNLARECRKVVKNEGRISNVILDFSDRKHAAVHVRSKSRDVPQRKCVEGYLPMVKKRELDAWTQKTSAYYDIATFTALHQVYVGHVANDLNKWSLILECLFYLEMNLARYYARTANFENLEHAGKTYSYLAGVYNYSLCVVSECQDWQL; translated from the exons atgTCTTTAGAAACTTTAGGAACGACTGTTGAATTTGAAGGGGACTGGGAAGA TTTTGTCCGTCCTGTGTATGAGAAT ATTGATGATCTCGAGACCTGTTTCCAAATGTTTTTCCCGAGGCGAGACTTCTGGGAAGACCACTTCAATAAGAGTGTGCTCCAACAGATCCTGG ATTTGAAGTTCAACACACAGCCTATAAATGAATATGTAGCCGAGAAAGACCATTATCAACAGAAGATACGACTTAAGGTGTTATGCACG GTATGCCGTTGTGATTTGAAAGGCTACGACCCCTTCATGAGTCATAACGATGGAAAGGCCCATAAGAAG ATGAGACAAAGCCAGGTAATTAGTTCAGTACCGTTGAGACCAAACCAGGACATTACGTCTGTACAGCTGTGGCAAAGCCAGAGACTGCACAAGGGGGGCTTAGACAAGGAAGAACTCACTTTGAAGAGCCTGTCGGAGCCCAGGAATTTCTTCAAAGTTGGGACCCTCGAGTTTTATTTAGATACTTCATCATCTTCTATAGTTG GTGTGGGCTTTGTGTATCGTAAGGACATCCACAAGATGCCTACGTTCACTTGCGACCTCTGCAAAGTCAACTGTCTTTCTCAGAAGAAGATTTCTGAGCATCTTCAAGACACGTATCATGCTTTACTCTACATG CGGGTGAAGTTCCGGAGGGACGTGGCTACTGACAACCTCGCCAGAGAGTGTAGGAAAGTCGTGAAAAACGAGGGGCGGATTAGCAACGTTATTCTGGATTTCA GTGACAGGAAGCACGCTGCTGTTCACGTCCGTTCTAAGAGCCGTGACGTGCCTCAAAG gaAGTGCGTTGAAGGATATTTACCAATGGTGAAGAAGCGAGAGTTGGACGCGTGGACACAGAAGACCTCTGCCTACTATGACATAGCAACGTTCACAGCCCTTCACCAA GTGTATGTCGGTCACGTGGCCAATGATCTAAATAAATGGAGCCTGATTTTGGAGTGCCTTTTTTATCTTGAAATGAATTTGGCAAGATATTATGCAAGGACTGCCAACTTTGAGAACTTG GAACACGCCGGGAAGACTTACTCCTACCTCGCTGGGGTctacaactactccctctgtgtggTCTCTGAATGTCAGGACTGGCAACTGTAA
- the LOC123758535 gene encoding uncharacterized protein isoform X3, which produces MFNFVRPVYENIDDLETCFQMFFPRRDFWEDHFNKSVLQQILDLKFNTQPINEYVAEKDHYQQKIRLKVLCTVCRCDLKGYDPFMSHNDGKAHKKMRQSQVISSVPLRPNQDITSVQLWQSQRLHKGGLDKEELTLKSLSEPRNFFKVGTLEFYLDTSSSSIVGVGFVYRKDIHKMPTFTCDLCKVNCLSQKKISEHLQDTYHALLYMRVKFRRDVATDNLARECRKVVKNEGRISNVILDFSDRKHAAVHVRSKSRDVPQRKCVEGYLPMVKKRELDAWTQKTSAYYDIATFTALHQVYVGHVANDLNKWSLILECLFYLEMNLARYYARTANFENLEHAGKTYSYLAGVYNYSLCVVSECQDWQL; this is translated from the exons atgttcaa TTTTGTCCGTCCTGTGTATGAGAAT ATTGATGATCTCGAGACCTGTTTCCAAATGTTTTTCCCGAGGCGAGACTTCTGGGAAGACCACTTCAATAAGAGTGTGCTCCAACAGATCCTGG ATTTGAAGTTCAACACACAGCCTATAAATGAATATGTAGCCGAGAAAGACCATTATCAACAGAAGATACGACTTAAGGTGTTATGCACG GTATGCCGTTGTGATTTGAAAGGCTACGACCCCTTCATGAGTCATAACGATGGAAAGGCCCATAAGAAG ATGAGACAAAGCCAGGTAATTAGTTCAGTACCGTTGAGACCAAACCAGGACATTACGTCTGTACAGCTGTGGCAAAGCCAGAGACTGCACAAGGGGGGCTTAGACAAGGAAGAACTCACTTTGAAGAGCCTGTCGGAGCCCAGGAATTTCTTCAAAGTTGGGACCCTCGAGTTTTATTTAGATACTTCATCATCTTCTATAGTTG GTGTGGGCTTTGTGTATCGTAAGGACATCCACAAGATGCCTACGTTCACTTGCGACCTCTGCAAAGTCAACTGTCTTTCTCAGAAGAAGATTTCTGAGCATCTTCAAGACACGTATCATGCTTTACTCTACATG CGGGTGAAGTTCCGGAGGGACGTGGCTACTGACAACCTCGCCAGAGAGTGTAGGAAAGTCGTGAAAAACGAGGGGCGGATTAGCAACGTTATTCTGGATTTCA GTGACAGGAAGCACGCTGCTGTTCACGTCCGTTCTAAGAGCCGTGACGTGCCTCAAAG gaAGTGCGTTGAAGGATATTTACCAATGGTGAAGAAGCGAGAGTTGGACGCGTGGACACAGAAGACCTCTGCCTACTATGACATAGCAACGTTCACAGCCCTTCACCAA GTGTATGTCGGTCACGTGGCCAATGATCTAAATAAATGGAGCCTGATTTTGGAGTGCCTTTTTTATCTTGAAATGAATTTGGCAAGATATTATGCAAGGACTGCCAACTTTGAGAACTTG GAACACGCCGGGAAGACTTACTCCTACCTCGCTGGGGTctacaactactccctctgtgtggTCTCTGAATGTCAGGACTGGCAACTGTAA
- the LOC123758535 gene encoding uncharacterized protein isoform X1 has protein sequence MSLETLGTTVEFEGDWEDFVRPVYENIDDLETCFQMFFPRRDFWEDHFNKSVLQQILDLKFNTQPINEYVAEKDHYQQKIRLKVLCTVCRCDLKGYDPFMSHNDGKAHKKMRQSQVISSVPLRPNQDITSVQLWQSQRLHKGGLDKEELTLKSLSEPRNFFKVGTLEFYLDTSSSSIVGVGFVYRKDIHKMPTFTCDLCKVNCLSQKKISEHLQDTYHALLYMRVKFRRDVATDNLARECRKVVKNEGRISNVILDFSDRKHAAVHVRSKSRDVPQRKCVEGYLPMVKKRELDAWTQKTSAYYDIATFTALHQVYVGHVANDLNKWSLILECLFYLEMNLARYYARTANFENLEHAGKTYSYLAGVYNYSLCVVSECQDWQL, from the exons atgTCTTTAGAAACCTTAGGAACGACTGTTGAATTTGAAGGGGACTGGGAAGA TTTTGTCCGTCCTGTGTATGAGAAT ATTGATGATCTCGAGACCTGTTTCCAAATGTTTTTCCCGAGGCGAGACTTCTGGGAAGACCACTTCAATAAGAGTGTGCTCCAACAGATCCTGG ATTTGAAGTTCAACACACAGCCTATAAATGAATATGTAGCCGAGAAAGACCATTATCAACAGAAGATACGACTTAAGGTGTTATGCACG GTATGCCGTTGTGATTTGAAAGGCTACGACCCCTTCATGAGTCATAACGATGGAAAGGCCCATAAGAAG ATGAGACAAAGCCAGGTAATTAGTTCAGTACCGTTGAGACCAAACCAGGACATTACGTCTGTACAGCTGTGGCAAAGCCAGAGACTGCACAAGGGGGGCTTAGACAAGGAAGAACTCACTTTGAAGAGCCTGTCGGAGCCCAGGAATTTCTTCAAAGTTGGGACCCTCGAGTTTTATTTAGATACTTCATCATCTTCTATAGTTG GTGTGGGCTTTGTGTATCGTAAGGACATCCACAAGATGCCTACGTTCACTTGCGACCTCTGCAAAGTCAACTGTCTTTCTCAGAAGAAGATTTCTGAGCATCTTCAAGACACGTATCATGCTTTACTCTACATG CGGGTGAAGTTCCGGAGGGACGTGGCTACTGACAACCTCGCCAGAGAGTGTAGGAAAGTCGTGAAAAACGAGGGGCGGATTAGCAACGTTATTCTGGATTTCA GTGACAGGAAGCACGCTGCTGTTCACGTCCGTTCTAAGAGCCGTGACGTGCCTCAAAG gaAGTGCGTTGAAGGATATTTACCAATGGTGAAGAAGCGAGAGTTGGACGCGTGGACACAGAAGACCTCTGCCTACTATGACATAGCAACGTTCACAGCCCTTCACCAA GTGTATGTCGGTCACGTGGCCAATGATCTAAATAAATGGAGCCTGATTTTGGAGTGCCTTTTTTATCTTGAAATGAATTTGGCAAGATATTATGCAAGGACTGCCAACTTTGAGAACTTG GAACACGCCGGGAAGACTTACTCCTACCTCGCTGGGGTctacaactactccctctgtgtggTCTCTGAATGTCAGGACTGGCAACTGTAA